One genomic segment of Actinoplanes ianthinogenes includes these proteins:
- a CDS encoding MFS transporter, with protein sequence MTGVRGWAAVLAVTLGVFALMTSELLPVGLLTPVASALHVGEGAAGLMVTVPGLVAGISAPLITVALGRIDRRIVLAVLVGLVGVANLAAASATGLGTVLVARFLIGVAVGGFWSLAAGIAMRLVPARHVARATAVIFAGTEAATVFGVPTGTLLGDLAGWRSAFAAVGVLGLVALGCIVVLIPPLPAEGSIGLAVLPGVLRGSAGLRAGLAITFLIITGHFVAYTFVRPILVERGVGGDAVGPLLLLFGVAGLAGNFLAGALVTRWPRGTVLGIAGGLTAAMIGATGPVPAPALLILWGLAYGAVPVTLQTWILRSAPDAADAAGSLFVAVFNLSIAVGALLGGLAVEAVATSAVLWIGGGLTALTGVVLAGRRPVGAPVPSSV encoded by the coding sequence ATGACCGGGGTCCGGGGCTGGGCAGCGGTTCTCGCGGTCACCCTGGGCGTGTTCGCCCTGATGACCTCGGAGCTGCTGCCCGTCGGGCTGCTCACCCCGGTGGCGTCGGCGCTGCACGTCGGCGAGGGCGCCGCCGGCCTGATGGTGACCGTTCCCGGGCTGGTCGCCGGGATCTCCGCGCCGCTGATCACCGTCGCTCTCGGCCGGATCGACCGCCGGATCGTCCTGGCGGTGCTGGTCGGCCTGGTCGGCGTGGCGAACCTGGCCGCCGCGTCCGCCACCGGCCTCGGCACCGTGCTGGTCGCCCGGTTCCTGATCGGTGTCGCCGTCGGCGGTTTCTGGTCGCTCGCCGCGGGGATCGCCATGCGGCTGGTGCCGGCCCGCCACGTCGCCCGGGCCACCGCGGTGATCTTCGCCGGCACCGAGGCGGCCACCGTGTTCGGCGTGCCGACCGGCACGCTTCTCGGTGACCTGGCCGGGTGGCGGAGCGCGTTCGCGGCCGTCGGCGTGCTCGGATTGGTCGCGCTGGGCTGCATCGTCGTGCTGATCCCGCCGCTGCCGGCCGAGGGTTCGATCGGCCTGGCCGTGCTGCCCGGCGTGCTACGGGGCAGCGCGGGGTTGCGGGCCGGGCTGGCCATCACGTTCCTGATCATCACCGGGCACTTCGTGGCGTACACGTTCGTCCGGCCGATCCTGGTGGAGCGGGGTGTCGGCGGAGATGCCGTCGGTCCTCTGCTGCTGCTCTTCGGCGTGGCCGGGCTGGCCGGCAATTTCCTGGCCGGCGCTCTGGTCACCCGGTGGCCGCGGGGCACGGTGCTGGGCATCGCGGGTGGGCTGACGGCCGCGATGATCGGGGCGACCGGCCCGGTGCCGGCGCCCGCGCTGCTGATCCTCTGGGGGCTGGCGTACGGCGCGGTTCCGGTCACCTTGCAGACCTGGATCCTGCGGTCCGCACCGGATGCCGCCGACGCGGCCGGCTCGCTGTTCGTGGCGGTGTTCAACCTGTCGATCGCGGTCGGCGCGTTGCTCGGCGGCCTCGCCGTGGAGGCGGTGGCGACCAGCGCGGTGTTGTGGATCGGCGGTGGTCTCACGGCCCTCACCGGCGTGGTCCTGGCCGGCCGGCGGCCGGTCGGCGCCCCGGTGCCGAGTTCGGTGTGA
- a CDS encoding carboxymuconolactone decarboxylase family protein has protein sequence MTAQRMNFFAAAPTIFKAVLALDTAAKQGLDPALVELVQIRASQINRCAYCLEYHTTDARKAGEDEQRIHQLSAWEESLLYSAAERAALALTEAVTLLPGGVSDEIFDEAARHFDEEQLAHLLAVIFTVNTWNRMNVTTRKTPGTR, from the coding sequence ATGACAGCACAGCGCATGAACTTCTTCGCCGCCGCCCCCACGATCTTCAAGGCCGTCCTGGCCCTGGACACCGCGGCCAAGCAGGGCCTCGACCCGGCCCTGGTGGAGCTCGTCCAGATCCGCGCCTCGCAGATCAACCGGTGCGCCTACTGCCTGGAGTACCACACCACCGACGCCCGCAAGGCCGGCGAGGACGAGCAGCGGATCCACCAGCTCAGCGCCTGGGAGGAGTCGCTGCTCTACAGCGCCGCGGAGCGGGCCGCGCTGGCCCTGACCGAGGCGGTCACCCTGCTGCCCGGTGGCGTCTCGGACGAGATCTTCGACGAGGCGGCCCGGCACTTCGACGAGGAGCAGCTCGCCCACCTGCTCGCGGTGATCTTCACGGTCAACACCTGGAACCGGATGAACGTCACCACCCGCAAGACCCCCGGCACCCGATGA
- a CDS encoding STAS domain-containing protein produces the protein MTIDAVESMPGLVVQLQGQTEMTTVVAVAGEVDMENSDEFVREVSKLVPRDGGHRVVLDLSGVTFLGSAGLLALLQCRTTAEHRGSRLEISHAHRNVRQVLTICNLDSLFHLPQA, from the coding sequence ATGACCATCGACGCTGTCGAATCGATGCCCGGGCTGGTCGTCCAGCTCCAGGGGCAGACCGAGATGACCACGGTCGTCGCCGTGGCCGGTGAGGTCGACATGGAGAACTCCGACGAGTTCGTACGCGAGGTGTCCAAACTGGTCCCGCGCGACGGCGGCCACCGCGTCGTGCTGGACCTGAGCGGCGTCACGTTCCTGGGCTCCGCCGGTCTGCTGGCGCTGCTCCAGTGCCGCACCACCGCCGAGCACCGGGGCAGCCGCCTGGAGATCAGCCACGCGCATCGCAACGTCCGCCAGGTCCTGACCATCTGCAACCTCGACAGCCTGTTCCATCTCCCGCAGGCGTGA
- a CDS encoding DUF885 domain-containing protein: protein MTIEDFADGLLRDVARLDPCIAIVEGGEQDVEGLTDYSPDGHRARADLAARALRELSARPATDPLHAHLTERLRTRLDLHEAGEDLRELHAAATGPLQLIRQAVQAAVPGRDAVDEAGWARVAARQAAIPAALAGYAESLRLAASRGHLPTRRQVELVVERCRNWGDDDLALVERYGDGRQRGSLLAAAAGAREAYRQFAATLTADLAPRTRDDEAFGPERYALWVRTFLGSEPDLRELYDWGWDEFTAIEAELVAEAKALGGTVPEVRERLDRPDAPGTLHSRDAFGAWLQELLEATTERLDGVHFDIPAPLRRIESRVTVSGGTAYTGPSRDLTRPGRVWWLLPEGQTSFPTWYAYSIAYHEGVPGHHLQIGSEACRGGLGQRLNLLGGLSGCQEGWALYAERFMDELGLYDRPGARFGYLTSQLLRAARVVLDIGLHLHPTWTPDAALRLLRDRCHQGPYAAGELARYLGRPGQALTYKVGERVWLAGRTPDRRAFHRRAMEIGSLGLDQLAGALSR, encoded by the coding sequence GTGACGATCGAGGACTTCGCCGACGGGCTGCTGCGCGACGTCGCCCGGCTCGACCCGTGCATCGCCATCGTGGAGGGCGGCGAGCAGGACGTCGAGGGGCTCACCGACTACAGCCCGGACGGCCACCGGGCCCGCGCCGATCTCGCCGCCCGGGCGCTGCGGGAGCTGTCGGCCCGGCCCGCGACGGATCCGTTGCACGCCCACCTCACCGAGCGGCTGCGGACCCGGCTCGACCTCCACGAGGCCGGGGAGGATCTGCGGGAGCTGCACGCGGCGGCCACCGGGCCGCTCCAGCTCATCCGGCAGGCGGTCCAGGCCGCGGTGCCCGGCCGGGACGCGGTGGACGAGGCGGGCTGGGCCCGGGTCGCGGCACGCCAGGCGGCGATCCCGGCCGCCCTGGCGGGGTACGCGGAGAGTCTCCGGCTGGCGGCGTCGCGTGGTCACCTGCCGACGCGGCGCCAGGTCGAGCTCGTTGTCGAGCGCTGCCGCAACTGGGGCGACGACGATCTCGCGCTGGTGGAGCGCTATGGCGACGGGCGGCAGCGGGGCTCGTTGCTGGCGGCGGCCGCGGGCGCGCGGGAGGCGTACCGTCAATTCGCCGCGACGCTGACCGCGGACCTGGCGCCGCGGACCCGTGACGACGAGGCTTTCGGGCCGGAACGGTACGCGCTCTGGGTGCGCACCTTCCTCGGCAGCGAGCCGGATCTGCGCGAGCTCTACGACTGGGGCTGGGACGAGTTCACCGCGATCGAGGCGGAGCTGGTCGCGGAGGCGAAAGCGCTGGGCGGGACCGTGCCCGAGGTACGCGAGCGGCTCGACCGCCCGGACGCGCCGGGCACCCTGCACAGCCGGGACGCGTTCGGCGCGTGGCTCCAGGAGCTGCTGGAGGCCACCACCGAGCGGCTGGACGGCGTGCACTTCGACATCCCCGCGCCGCTGCGGCGCATCGAGTCCCGGGTGACCGTGTCGGGCGGCACCGCGTACACCGGACCGTCACGGGATCTGACCCGGCCCGGCCGCGTCTGGTGGCTGCTGCCGGAGGGGCAGACCAGCTTCCCCACCTGGTACGCCTACAGCATCGCCTACCACGAGGGCGTTCCCGGCCACCACCTCCAGATCGGCTCCGAGGCCTGCCGAGGCGGGCTCGGGCAGCGGCTCAACCTGCTCGGCGGGCTCTCCGGCTGCCAGGAGGGATGGGCGCTGTACGCCGAGCGGTTCATGGACGAACTCGGGCTCTACGACCGGCCGGGCGCCCGGTTCGGATACCTGACCTCGCAGCTGCTGCGGGCCGCGCGGGTCGTCCTCGACATCGGCCTGCACCTGCACCCGACGTGGACCCCGGACGCGGCTCTGCGGCTGCTGCGCGACCGCTGTCACCAGGGTCCGTACGCGGCCGGGGAGCTCGCCCGTTACCTGGGCCGGCCGGGGCAGGCGCTGACCTACAAGGTCGGTGAGCGGGTGTGGCTGGCAGGTCGTACGCCGGACCGGCGGGCGTTCCACCGCCGGGCGATGGAGATCGGGTCGCTGGGGCTGGATCAGCTGGCGGGAGCGTTGAGCCGATGA